In one Mycobacteroides chelonae genomic region, the following are encoded:
- a CDS encoding class I SAM-dependent methyltransferase codes for MTEKSATQEFDLAFEAAYRGERPHGLGVRPPWSIGEPQPEIATLIAEGKVRGEVLDAGCGEAATALYLAEVGHTTVGLDSAPKAIELAKGYAAERGLTNASFAVADISAFTGYDGRFDTIIDSTLFHSMPVELRDGYQRSIVRAAAPGARYYVLVFDRAAFPAESPVNAVTENELRDAVSNYWAIDEIRPAKIYANFNGFEPGVAQGFARHQVEPDGRSSVPAWLLSAHLAG; via the coding sequence ATGACTGAGAAGAGCGCCACACAGGAATTCGATCTCGCGTTTGAGGCCGCGTACCGCGGCGAGCGTCCCCACGGTTTGGGCGTCCGACCGCCGTGGAGCATTGGTGAACCACAGCCCGAGATCGCGACGCTGATCGCCGAGGGCAAAGTGCGCGGGGAGGTGCTTGACGCCGGTTGCGGCGAGGCGGCGACCGCGCTGTATCTCGCCGAGGTGGGGCACACCACCGTAGGTCTGGACTCCGCGCCCAAGGCCATCGAACTAGCGAAAGGCTATGCGGCCGAACGCGGCCTGACCAATGCCAGCTTCGCGGTCGCCGACATCTCGGCCTTCACGGGATATGACGGACGGTTCGACACCATCATCGATTCGACGTTGTTCCACTCGATGCCTGTCGAGCTGCGCGATGGCTATCAGCGTTCGATTGTCCGTGCCGCGGCGCCGGGCGCACGCTACTACGTATTGGTCTTCGATCGCGCCGCGTTCCCGGCCGAATCACCCGTCAATGCCGTCACCGAAAACGAACTGCGGGATGCGGTTTCGAACTACTGGGCCATCGATGAGATCCGCCCCGCCAAGATCTACGCGAACTTCAACGGATTTGAACCGGGTGTGGCGCAGGGGTTCGCACGGCACCAGGTCGAGCCCGATGGCCGGTCATCGGTGCCGGCGTGGCTACTTTCGGCGCACCTGGCGGGCTAG
- a CDS encoding HNH endonuclease signature motif containing protein, whose translation MSPIDDLLATATAVVESSCDELNNPELLSALRQLEIAQRKITAASHALTARLVERGSPVALGGTTFAEVLARHLSISTATARRRLTDAAHLGPRHSFTGEPLQPLLPRTAHALREGRLGDEHVRIIRRFFDVLPDAIDADTRESAEQRLASMGTEFGPEQLRAGADRIAALINPDGRFSDVDRARMRGISIGRQGTDGMSAISGLLDPETRAYLDAVLSKLAAPGMCDPRDESPTTEGEPDAAAAERDTRTTAQRNHDGLRACLRSTLTSGKLGSHHGLPVTVVVSTTLSEMQSAAGQAISGSGNLVPIPDLIRMAAHALHYLAIFDDDGRPLYLGRSKRIATSDQRIVLHAKDRGCSAPGCTVPGYLCQVHHVDDWCDDGPTDIDNLTFACGPHHRLLQQGWTTRKRRSNGITEWIPPPHLDTGQSRTNDYHHPERFILDF comes from the coding sequence ATGAGTCCAATCGACGATCTACTGGCGACAGCCACGGCTGTCGTCGAGTCGTCGTGTGATGAGCTCAACAATCCCGAGTTGCTCTCCGCACTAAGGCAACTGGAAATCGCACAGCGCAAGATCACCGCGGCCTCACACGCACTCACGGCCCGGCTGGTGGAACGCGGGTCACCGGTCGCGTTGGGCGGTACGACATTCGCAGAAGTACTGGCACGGCACCTCTCGATAAGTACCGCAACCGCTCGGCGTCGCCTCACCGATGCCGCACATCTCGGCCCGCGGCATTCATTCACCGGCGAGCCCTTACAACCCCTTCTTCCGCGTACTGCCCATGCACTGCGGGAGGGGCGCCTCGGCGACGAGCACGTGCGGATCATCCGCAGGTTCTTCGATGTCTTGCCCGACGCGATCGACGCCGATACCCGTGAGTCTGCCGAGCAGCGATTGGCATCCATGGGAACCGAATTCGGCCCGGAACAACTCCGCGCCGGTGCCGACCGGATCGCGGCTCTGATCAATCCCGACGGCCGATTCTCTGACGTCGACCGTGCCCGCATGCGGGGCATATCGATCGGACGTCAGGGAACCGACGGAATGAGCGCCATCAGCGGCCTGCTGGATCCGGAGACGCGCGCCTACCTCGACGCAGTGCTGAGCAAGCTCGCAGCGCCCGGCATGTGCGATCCTCGTGATGAATCTCCCACGACCGAAGGCGAACCCGACGCGGCAGCCGCCGAGCGCGACACACGAACGACCGCCCAGCGAAACCACGACGGACTACGAGCGTGCCTGCGCAGCACCTTGACCTCGGGCAAGCTGGGCTCACATCATGGATTACCTGTCACCGTCGTGGTGTCCACGACGCTGAGCGAGATGCAGAGCGCAGCCGGTCAGGCGATATCGGGTAGCGGCAACCTGGTGCCCATCCCCGACCTGATCCGGATGGCCGCCCACGCCCTGCATTACCTCGCGATATTCGACGACGATGGCCGGCCGCTCTACCTGGGTCGGTCCAAAAGGATCGCCACCTCCGATCAGCGAATTGTCTTACACGCCAAAGATCGTGGCTGTTCGGCGCCGGGATGCACGGTGCCCGGTTATCTCTGCCAGGTGCATCATGTCGACGATTGGTGCGACGACGGACCGACCGACATCGACAACCTGACCTTCGCCTGCGGCCCGCATCATCGGCTGCTCCAACAGGGCTGGACCACCCGAAAACGCCGCAGTAACGGGATCACCGAATGGATTCCGCCGCCGCATCTCGATACCGGCCAGTCCCGCACCAACGACTACCACCACCCCGAGCGGTTCATCCTGGACTTCTAG
- a CDS encoding acyltransferase family protein produces the protein MRGGEIKALTGLRIIAALWVVLFHFRPLLEDAVPGFRSALTPVLDCGAQGVDLFFILSGFVLTWNYLDKMGDRWSTRETLHFLWLRLARVWPVYLVTMHLAALWVIFTMHVGHIPPKDVNGYDAMSYVRQLFMVQLWFRPYFDLSSWNGPAWSISAEWLAYLLFGGLVLVVFRMARATRARSLMVLAVVASLPPVIILLLTGQFYTPWSWLPRIVMQFTAGALACAAVSRLRLTHRSRYVAGYVAIAIIAAIVGSLYFLDAHPISGVTDSSGVVDVLFVPLVMALAVGIGPLPTLLSTRIMVYGGQISFGLYMVHELVHVSWTWATKQFELSLTDPGGGWIVIGLIALAVVLSMALYHGVEEPGRRWMRRMIGVTKPAITDHHVPHNGHKHQVPADVTDSDREPVSTGVTSR, from the coding sequence GTGCGCGGCGGAGAGATCAAGGCCCTCACAGGGCTTCGCATCATCGCCGCGCTCTGGGTTGTGCTCTTTCACTTCCGGCCCCTGCTGGAGGACGCGGTCCCCGGATTTCGGTCCGCGCTGACCCCCGTTCTCGACTGCGGCGCCCAAGGTGTTGACCTCTTCTTCATTCTCAGTGGGTTCGTGCTGACCTGGAACTATCTCGACAAAATGGGCGATCGCTGGTCAACCCGCGAGACGCTGCACTTCCTGTGGCTGCGTCTGGCCCGGGTGTGGCCCGTGTACCTGGTCACCATGCATCTAGCCGCGCTCTGGGTCATCTTCACCATGCATGTCGGACACATACCGCCCAAGGACGTCAACGGATACGACGCCATGAGCTACGTGCGTCAGCTCTTCATGGTGCAGCTGTGGTTCCGTCCGTACTTCGACCTGTCCAGCTGGAACGGTCCGGCGTGGTCGATCAGCGCTGAATGGCTGGCTTACCTGCTCTTCGGGGGCCTGGTCCTTGTCGTCTTCCGGATGGCGCGCGCGACCCGCGCCCGCAGCCTGATGGTTCTGGCCGTGGTGGCCTCGCTGCCGCCGGTCATCATCCTGCTGCTGACGGGGCAGTTCTACACACCGTGGAGCTGGTTGCCGCGCATCGTTATGCAGTTCACCGCGGGCGCCCTCGCGTGTGCTGCGGTGAGCAGGCTGCGACTCACTCACCGTTCCCGCTATGTTGCCGGCTACGTGGCGATCGCGATCATCGCGGCGATCGTGGGCTCGCTGTACTTCCTGGATGCCCACCCGATCTCCGGAGTCACCGACAGCAGCGGAGTGGTGGACGTGCTGTTCGTGCCGCTGGTGATGGCGCTGGCGGTGGGCATCGGACCGCTACCCACACTGCTCTCCACGCGCATCATGGTCTACGGCGGTCAGATCTCCTTTGGGCTCTACATGGTGCATGAGCTCGTGCACGTCTCCTGGACATGGGCCACCAAGCAGTTCGAACTCTCACTGACCGACCCCGGCGGCGGTTGGATCGTGATCGGCCTGATTGCGCTCGCGGTAGTGCTGTCCATGGCGCTGTATCACGGCGTGGAGGAACCCGGACGGCGCTGGATGCGCCGCATGATCGGCGTCACCAAGCCAGCGATCACCGATCACCATGTTCCGCACAATGGCCATAAACACCAGGTGCCCGCGGACGTGACGGACTCCGATCGGGAGCCGGTGTCGACCGGTGTAACGAGTCGATAG
- a CDS encoding Rv0518 family GDSL lipase — translation MVRLAAIVIAFAFLFGVAAPQPAPVRPYRLAYLGSGLNHVAVVSDSYTTGTKEGGLGAKSWTSLAWRILGREGVRINADVAAEGRAGYGVRGDHGSVFADLTDRVVRPDDELVVFFGSRNDQDVDPDVYAEATRRTLASARRTAPAAKLLVIGPPWPTADVPDVVLQLRDILYGEAHAIGASWVDPLAERWFVGRPELIGSDGVHPNDAGHAYMADKIAPLIGTRLTRRL, via the coding sequence GTGGTTCGTCTGGCGGCGATTGTCATCGCATTCGCGTTTCTCTTCGGTGTGGCTGCCCCGCAGCCCGCGCCGGTGCGCCCCTACCGACTGGCCTACTTAGGTTCCGGACTGAACCATGTCGCGGTGGTCAGCGATTCGTACACCACCGGCACCAAGGAAGGCGGCCTGGGCGCCAAGTCGTGGACATCGCTGGCATGGCGGATCTTGGGGCGCGAAGGTGTCCGCATCAACGCTGACGTCGCCGCCGAAGGGCGCGCCGGATACGGCGTGCGCGGTGACCACGGCAGCGTCTTCGCCGACCTCACCGACCGGGTAGTGCGTCCCGACGACGAGCTGGTGGTGTTCTTCGGTTCGCGCAACGACCAGGATGTCGATCCGGACGTGTATGCAGAGGCGACCCGTCGCACGCTGGCATCGGCACGGCGCACGGCGCCGGCGGCCAAGCTGCTCGTGATCGGCCCACCGTGGCCGACGGCCGACGTACCCGACGTGGTGCTGCAGCTGCGCGACATTCTGTACGGCGAGGCCCATGCGATCGGTGCGTCGTGGGTGGATCCGCTGGCCGAACGCTGGTTCGTGGGACGCCCGGAGCTGATCGGCTCGGACGGTGTGCACCCCAACGATGCCGGGCACGCCTACATGGCCGACAAGATCGCCCCGCTCATCGGTACCCGGCTGACCCGTCGGCTCTGA
- a CDS encoding DUF4350 domain-containing protein — protein sequence MGGGAVTTSTSTATSPRLRDRWRTWAWILTALAAIVVTGLLVTKSPRPEGYLDPEAVTQRGGHALAQLLRDRGVTVTRATTIAEVRAAMRPDSQLMVLDNGNLTDEILDSLIEIPGDRLLLAPYSATRERLASQARITSYQSDEIVEPNCDLREAQRAGTIQTYIGPTYTFTNPGPGQISCYGGTLLRYPEGARTITVLGDDTLLSNLQLAKQGNAALAMNLAGRSSHLVWYVPERPKVGTSAQPKSMGDLIPDQVSMAIWQLCIVVLLLALWRGRRLGPVVAEKLPVIVRASETTEGRGRLYRSRRARDLAAASLREAATYRIVRRLGLPVDETPQVVTTTAASRIGRNPIEIHHVLFGPVPSDDQQLTNLTRQLDLLERQVRES from the coding sequence CTGGGAGGCGGTGCGGTGACCACCAGCACCAGCACCGCCACCTCTCCCCGCCTCCGGGACCGTTGGCGCACCTGGGCATGGATCCTGACCGCACTGGCCGCCATCGTCGTCACGGGTCTACTGGTCACCAAATCGCCTCGGCCCGAGGGCTATCTCGACCCCGAAGCCGTGACCCAGCGGGGCGGGCACGCTCTCGCGCAACTGCTGCGCGACCGCGGTGTCACTGTCACACGCGCCACCACCATCGCCGAGGTCCGTGCCGCGATGCGACCCGACAGCCAGCTCATGGTGCTGGACAATGGGAATCTCACCGACGAGATACTGGACTCTCTGATTGAGATTCCCGGGGATCGCCTCCTGCTGGCGCCGTACTCCGCGACCCGTGAGCGGCTGGCCTCGCAGGCACGCATCACCTCATACCAAAGCGATGAGATCGTCGAACCCAACTGCGATCTCCGGGAAGCTCAGCGGGCCGGCACCATTCAGACATACATTGGCCCCACCTACACATTCACCAATCCAGGTCCTGGCCAAATTAGCTGCTACGGCGGCACTCTGCTGCGTTATCCCGAGGGCGCCCGCACCATCACCGTGCTGGGCGATGACACCCTGCTATCCAACCTGCAACTGGCCAAGCAGGGCAATGCGGCATTGGCCATGAATCTGGCCGGCCGCTCCTCGCACCTGGTTTGGTACGTCCCCGAACGGCCGAAGGTGGGCACCAGCGCCCAACCGAAATCGATGGGCGATCTGATCCCTGACCAAGTGAGCATGGCTATTTGGCAGCTCTGCATCGTCGTACTGCTGCTCGCTCTCTGGCGGGGCCGCCGCCTGGGGCCCGTAGTCGCCGAAAAGCTTCCGGTGATCGTGCGCGCTTCGGAAACCACCGAGGGGCGCGGGCGCCTCTACCGGTCGCGCCGTGCCCGCGATCTCGCCGCCGCATCGTTGCGTGAGGCTGCCACCTACCGGATCGTGCGTCGGCTCGGCCTCCCGGTCGACGAGACGCCGCAGGTCGTCACCACCACCGCCGCTTCGCGAATAGGCCGTAACCCCATCGAGATTCACCATGTGCTGTTCGGCCCCGTCCCGTCGGACGACCAACAGCTCACCAATCTGACTCGACAACTGGATCTTCTGGAAAGGCAGGTACGCGAATCGTGA
- a CDS encoding GNAT family N-acetyltransferase: MPDFSPIITDFWHGYLGRGTVLHTDDDFQLAVYPDLDEDSRLMVLTTVDGKTSVALAPDLCARAGIDGVQTVSEFWESLDKADITMHGADNLFYFNDDARDALVAEVPTGDVRQLTADDKAIFSAFESVASVDDLDNAQVELGHWAVFGSFDNGRLVAVSSIYQWEGAAIMDLGVLTLPIFRGRGHARQLVRAVFRYACARGYEPQYRCQVDNSASSALARAAGLTLFGTLDVIAD, encoded by the coding sequence ATGCCCGACTTCTCCCCCATCATCACGGACTTCTGGCATGGTTACCTTGGCCGGGGCACCGTCCTGCACACCGACGACGATTTCCAACTCGCCGTCTACCCGGATCTCGATGAGGACAGCCGGCTGATGGTGCTCACGACGGTTGACGGCAAGACCAGCGTCGCCCTCGCGCCTGACCTCTGCGCACGTGCGGGAATCGATGGCGTCCAGACAGTTTCGGAATTCTGGGAAAGCCTCGACAAGGCCGATATCACCATGCACGGCGCGGACAACCTGTTCTACTTCAACGACGATGCGCGCGATGCACTCGTGGCCGAGGTACCCACAGGCGATGTCCGTCAGCTCACAGCCGACGACAAGGCAATCTTCTCGGCATTCGAATCGGTTGCCTCGGTGGATGACTTGGACAACGCCCAAGTGGAGCTGGGTCATTGGGCGGTGTTCGGCTCCTTCGACAACGGCCGCCTCGTCGCCGTCTCCAGCATCTATCAGTGGGAGGGCGCGGCGATCATGGACCTCGGAGTGCTGACGCTGCCGATATTCCGCGGCAGAGGCCACGCCCGGCAGCTGGTGCGTGCCGTGTTCCGGTACGCGTGCGCGCGGGGTTACGAGCCGCAGTACCGATGCCAGGTGGACAACTCCGCGTCCAGTGCGCTGGCTCGTGCTGCGGGGCTCACGCTATTTGGCACCTTGGACGTGATCGCCGACTAG
- a CDS encoding glycerophosphoryl diester phosphodiesterase membrane domain-containing protein translates to MTPAPPALKPGIIPLRPLDLSALYNGAVAAIRANPKATIGLTAVVVVISQLLTFALQAGPILGLLSGVGGFDANSDDAFAAAFGIGYFGGAAIGYVITMLVTIVLSGMLTVTVGRSVFGEHTTPSAAWQRAKPRIWALIGLAFLSALLLTLPLAIGIAGVVGLALTVGPWGAVPAGFALGFGFLALYFYLIPVFALASPVLILERQTVFGAIGRSISLVRKGYWRLLGILLLTSIIVGIVAGILGMPFSLGGQIGMGLGSSNTSSTTMLLGLALTSVGVIVAQIITLPFNAAVNVLLYTDQRMRTEAFDLVLQTETRTRERLGQPGIDPDALWLPAYPPVQV, encoded by the coding sequence GTGACACCTGCGCCACCGGCACTGAAACCCGGCATCATCCCGCTGCGCCCGCTGGATCTGTCCGCGCTGTACAACGGGGCCGTCGCCGCCATTCGCGCTAACCCCAAGGCAACGATCGGTCTCACCGCCGTGGTCGTGGTCATCAGCCAGCTGCTCACCTTCGCATTGCAAGCCGGACCCATCCTGGGACTGCTCAGCGGTGTCGGGGGCTTCGACGCGAACAGTGACGACGCGTTCGCCGCCGCATTCGGGATCGGATACTTCGGCGGCGCGGCCATCGGCTACGTGATCACCATGCTGGTCACCATCGTCCTGAGCGGCATGCTGACAGTCACCGTCGGACGCTCCGTATTCGGTGAACACACCACGCCCTCGGCGGCCTGGCAGCGTGCCAAACCCCGCATCTGGGCGCTCATCGGATTGGCGTTCCTCTCCGCTCTACTGCTGACCCTGCCTCTGGCGATCGGTATCGCCGGAGTGGTCGGGCTTGCCCTCACCGTCGGCCCGTGGGGCGCGGTACCGGCGGGCTTCGCGCTCGGGTTCGGCTTCCTGGCGCTGTACTTCTATCTCATTCCCGTCTTCGCCCTGGCGTCCCCAGTTTTGATCCTGGAGCGCCAGACTGTCTTCGGCGCAATCGGCCGATCAATATCTTTGGTACGCAAGGGCTATTGGCGCCTCCTTGGCATCCTGCTGCTCACATCCATCATCGTCGGCATCGTGGCCGGCATCCTGGGAATGCCCTTCAGCCTCGGCGGACAGATCGGCATGGGCCTGGGCTCATCGAATACCAGCAGCACGACAATGCTCCTGGGTCTGGCGCTCACCAGTGTCGGTGTCATCGTCGCCCAGATCATCACGCTGCCGTTCAACGCCGCGGTGAACGTGCTGCTCTACACCGACCAGCGAATGCGCACCGAGGCATTCGATCTCGTGTTGCAAACCGAAACCAGAACGCGCGAGCGCCTCGGACAACCCGGCATCGACCCTGATGCGTTGTGGCTGCCCGCGTATCCCCCGGTTCAGGTGTAA
- a CDS encoding DUF4129 domain-containing protein, which translates to MPTVDIDRESAAEAAQHELAKPIYEHPSPLDRLVNWIIEHLNYLEFRASEVPGGWFTIVVTALILIAVVVLLVRIARRAVRTKGGADFGLFESAELTAAEHRAAAELAASQGDWASAIRHRLRAVARQLEERTILTPVPGRTANELAADASRELPSLAPEFRSSAEIFNDVSYGERPGTEQSYRKIADLDDHIRDAAVLLTSTEPGAMTGWEAVR; encoded by the coding sequence ATGCCGACCGTCGACATCGACCGCGAATCAGCGGCCGAGGCGGCCCAACACGAACTCGCCAAACCGATCTACGAGCACCCCTCACCACTGGACCGTCTGGTCAACTGGATCATCGAACACCTGAACTACCTGGAGTTCCGGGCCAGCGAGGTTCCCGGCGGCTGGTTCACCATCGTCGTCACCGCGCTCATCCTCATCGCCGTCGTGGTGCTGTTGGTGCGCATTGCACGCCGCGCCGTCCGGACCAAGGGCGGCGCGGATTTCGGGCTCTTCGAATCAGCCGAGCTCACCGCGGCGGAGCATCGAGCGGCCGCGGAACTTGCCGCATCCCAGGGTGACTGGGCCTCGGCAATCCGGCACCGGCTGCGCGCCGTGGCACGCCAACTCGAAGAACGCACGATCCTCACCCCGGTGCCGGGGCGTACCGCCAACGAGCTGGCTGCCGACGCATCACGCGAATTACCCTCACTGGCACCAGAATTCCGATCGAGTGCGGAAATCTTCAATGACGTGAGCTACGGCGAACGCCCCGGTACCGAACAGTCCTATCGCAAGATCGCCGACTTGGACGACCATATCCGCGATGCCGCGGTTCTGTTGACATCCACAGAACCGGGCGCGATGACAGGCTGGGAGGCGGTGCGGTGA
- a CDS encoding AAA family ATPase: MTQATTTGNSEDAARNALAALREQIATVVVGQDSVVSGLVVALLCRGHVLLEGVPGVAKTLLVRTLSAALSLEFKRVQFTHDLMPGDVTGSLVYDARTAAFEFRAGPVFTNLLLADEINRTPPKTQAALLEAMEERQVTVDGTPRPLPDPFIVAATQNPIEYEGTYQLPEAQLDRFLMKLNVSLPERDQEIAILERHAHGFDPRNLSHVTPVASAADLEAGRAAVGRVLVAPEVLAYVVDVIRATRQSPSLQLGASPRAATALLATSRAWAWLSGRNYVTPDDVKAMARPTLRHRIGLRPEAELEGATSDRVLDGILVTVPVPR, from the coding sequence GTGACACAGGCAACCACCACCGGGAACTCTGAGGACGCCGCGCGCAATGCCCTGGCCGCGTTACGCGAACAAATCGCCACCGTGGTCGTGGGGCAGGATTCCGTGGTCAGCGGACTGGTCGTCGCGCTCCTGTGCCGCGGGCACGTCCTGTTGGAAGGCGTCCCCGGAGTCGCGAAAACCCTTCTGGTGCGTACGCTCTCGGCGGCGCTGTCCCTGGAGTTCAAGCGGGTGCAGTTCACTCACGACCTGATGCCGGGTGACGTCACCGGGTCCCTGGTCTACGACGCACGCACCGCGGCATTCGAGTTCCGGGCCGGTCCGGTGTTCACCAATCTGCTACTGGCCGACGAGATCAACCGCACCCCGCCCAAGACGCAGGCGGCACTGCTGGAGGCCATGGAGGAGCGTCAGGTGACGGTCGATGGCACTCCACGGCCGCTCCCCGATCCCTTCATCGTCGCCGCGACCCAGAATCCCATCGAATACGAGGGCACCTATCAACTGCCCGAGGCCCAGTTGGACCGCTTCCTGATGAAGCTCAACGTGTCTCTGCCGGAACGTGATCAGGAGATCGCCATCCTGGAGCGGCATGCGCACGGATTCGACCCCCGCAACCTGTCCCATGTCACTCCGGTCGCCTCTGCCGCCGACCTGGAGGCCGGACGCGCGGCGGTGGGCCGCGTGCTGGTGGCCCCGGAGGTGCTCGCCTACGTGGTCGACGTCATCCGCGCCACCCGCCAGTCGCCCTCGCTGCAGCTGGGCGCCTCCCCGCGCGCGGCGACGGCCCTGCTGGCGACATCCCGTGCGTGGGCGTGGCTGTCCGGCCGCAACTATGTCACTCCGGACGACGTCAAGGCGATGGCGCGCCCGACGCTGCGCCACCGCATCGGCCTGCGCCCCGAGGCGGAGTTGGAGGGCGCCACCTCGGACCGAGTGCTCGACGGCATCCTCGTCACGGTTCCGGTGCCGCGCTAG
- a CDS encoding DUF58 domain-containing protein translates to MILTGRAGLAALLGALLILVSPWPVRLFWLLLLALTVLIVIDIAAAASPRRLTFVRSGPDSIRLGESADITLQIQNPGRRVRGWVRDSWAPSMRATPRAHRLNLRNGERTQIVTSLYPLRRGDHRPATVTVRTVGPLGLAGRQGRHDVPWQLRVLPPFLSRKHLPSRLAKLRELEGAIPVLIRGQGTEFDSLREYVVGDDVRSIDWRASARRNDVVVRTWRPERDRRILVVLDTGRTSAGRIGVDPTSGDPSGWPRLDWAMDAALLLVALASRAGDRVDFLAHDRAVRSQVSGASRNELLPLVVNAMAPLESSLVESDARDLVATIRRKSRHRSLIVLLTDLNPEALEEGLLPLLPQLTSHHHLLVAAVSDPRVEDMVMPENSTGPGNIRSLDVEQVYDAAAAERTRGGRRRIVTLLRRQGVEVVDAPPDEIAPALADRYLSLKASGRL, encoded by the coding sequence GTGATTCTCACCGGACGCGCGGGATTGGCGGCGCTGCTCGGCGCGCTGCTGATCCTGGTGTCGCCGTGGCCGGTTCGGCTGTTCTGGCTGCTACTCCTGGCACTCACGGTATTGATCGTCATCGATATCGCCGCCGCCGCCAGCCCGCGCCGTCTCACCTTTGTCCGGTCGGGGCCGGATTCCATCCGGCTTGGTGAATCCGCAGACATCACCCTACAGATCCAGAATCCGGGCCGCCGGGTACGCGGATGGGTCCGGGACAGTTGGGCACCGAGCATGCGTGCGACACCACGGGCACACCGGTTGAATCTGCGCAATGGCGAACGCACACAGATCGTTACCTCCTTGTACCCCTTACGTCGTGGCGATCACCGGCCGGCCACCGTGACCGTGCGTACGGTGGGACCGCTGGGGCTGGCCGGGCGGCAGGGACGTCACGACGTGCCCTGGCAGCTGCGCGTGCTGCCACCGTTCCTGAGCCGCAAGCATCTGCCGTCCCGCCTCGCCAAACTGCGCGAACTCGAAGGTGCCATCCCTGTGCTCATCCGCGGCCAGGGCACCGAATTCGATTCGCTGCGTGAGTATGTCGTGGGCGATGACGTCCGGTCCATCGACTGGCGTGCCTCCGCCCGGCGCAATGACGTGGTGGTACGCACCTGGCGCCCGGAACGAGACCGCCGCATCCTCGTGGTGCTGGACACCGGTCGCACCTCGGCGGGACGCATCGGCGTCGACCCGACATCGGGCGATCCCTCCGGGTGGCCGCGGTTGGACTGGGCGATGGACGCCGCATTGCTGTTGGTGGCATTGGCATCTCGCGCCGGAGATCGCGTGGACTTCCTGGCGCACGACCGCGCGGTGCGCTCGCAGGTGTCCGGTGCATCGCGCAACGAACTACTTCCGCTGGTGGTCAACGCGATGGCGCCGCTGGAATCCTCGCTTGTCGAATCCGACGCCCGCGATCTCGTGGCCACCATTCGTCGTAAATCCCGTCATCGCTCGCTCATCGTGCTGCTCACCGACCTGAATCCCGAGGCGCTGGAGGAGGGCCTGCTACCGCTGCTTCCCCAGCTGACAAGCCATCACCATCTGTTGGTGGCCGCGGTCAGCGATCCACGTGTCGAGGACATGGTGATGCCCGAGAACTCCACGGGGCCAGGAAATATCAGGTCACTGGACGTCGAGCAGGTCTATGACGCGGCCGCTGCCGAACGTACCCGTGGCGGACGCCGGCGCATCGTCACCTTGTTGCGCCGGCAGGGTGTCGAGGTTGTCGACGCCCCGCCGGATGAGATCGCCCCCGCTCTTGCCGACCGGTATCTATCGTTGAAGGCGTCCGGACGCCTGTAG
- a CDS encoding DNA-3-methyladenine glycosylase family protein, translated as MDIRRTLGIHRRGSTDPTYRVSPGGSITRGTYTPDGPGVLTISREYKTVVGRAYGDGAEWLLDRLPRLLGADDEPEALTPKHEVVTRLIQGAKGVRLGATDRVWEALVPAVLEQKVPGAEAWRAWRYLINRVGTDMGGAKAPPPQREWLDIPSWEWHNSGAEPVRMRTVRIAANIDVETKPEHLTSIHGIGPWTEAEVRSRALGDPDAVPVGDYHIAGQVGFALTGNKTDDAGMLELLEPYAGQRYRVIRLIELMAPKPERRGSRMPVRDYRNF; from the coding sequence TTGGATATACGCCGAACCCTCGGCATCCACCGGCGCGGCTCGACTGATCCCACGTACCGGGTGTCCCCCGGCGGATCCATCACCCGAGGCACCTACACCCCGGATGGCCCTGGGGTACTGACGATCTCACGCGAATACAAGACCGTCGTCGGCCGGGCCTACGGTGACGGTGCCGAGTGGCTGCTCGATCGCCTGCCACGCCTGTTGGGCGCCGACGACGAACCCGAAGCGCTCACACCTAAACACGAGGTTGTCACCCGGCTGATCCAGGGCGCGAAGGGCGTCCGTCTGGGCGCCACCGATCGCGTGTGGGAGGCCCTCGTTCCGGCCGTGCTGGAACAGAAGGTGCCCGGCGCAGAGGCCTGGCGTGCCTGGCGGTATCTCATCAACCGTGTCGGCACCGACATGGGCGGCGCCAAGGCTCCTCCACCCCAACGAGAATGGCTCGACATACCGTCGTGGGAGTGGCACAATTCCGGTGCGGAACCGGTCCGCATGCGCACCGTCCGCATCGCTGCCAACATCGACGTGGAAACCAAGCCAGAGCACCTGACCTCGATCCACGGCATCGGACCGTGGACCGAGGCCGAGGTCCGCAGTCGCGCGCTCGGCGATCCCGACGCCGTGCCCGTCGGGGACTACCACATCGCCGGGCAGGTGGGATTCGCGCTCACCGGCAATAAGACCGACGATGCCGGCATGCTGGAACTTCTAGAACCCTATGCCGGACAACGCTATCGAGTCATTCGACTCATCGAACTCATGGCACCCAAGCCGGAGAGACGCGGATCCCGGATGCCGGTGCGCGACTACCGCAACTTCTGA